The Choloepus didactylus isolate mChoDid1 chromosome 13, mChoDid1.pri, whole genome shotgun sequence genome contains a region encoding:
- the F2RL2 gene encoding proteinase-activated receptor 3 has protein sequence MKTLIFAAAGLLLLSPTFCQSGMENDTDNQAEPTFPIKTFRGAPLNSFEEFPLSAIEGWTGATATVKIKCPGESVSNLHVNNATMGYLSSSLSTRLIPAVYSLVFAVGVPANAVTLWMLIFRTRSICMTIFHTNLAIADFLFCITLPFKIAYHLSGNNWVFGEAMCRVTTVSFYGNMYCSILFLACISISRYLAIIHPFTYRRLPKRTYASLTCGLVWATVFLYMLPFSILKQEYYLVWVDITTCHDVHNTCESSSPFQLYYFISLVFFGFLIPFVVIIHCYTAIIRKLNTYDHRWLWYVKVSLLILGIFTICFAPSNIILIIHHANYYYNNTDGLYFIYLIALCLGSLNSCLDPFLYCLMSKITDHSTGYLTVVKSS, from the exons ATGAAAACTCTCATCTTTGCAGCCGCTGGACTACTGCTTCTGTCGCCCACTTTTTGTCAAAGTG GCATGGAAAATGATACAGACAACCAGGCAGAGCCAACCTTTCCGATTAAGACCTTTCGCGGAGCTCCCTTAAATTCTTTTGAAGAGTTCCCCCTTTCTGCAATAGAAGGCTGGACAGGAGCCACTGCAACTGTAAAAATTAAGTGTCCTGGAGAAAGTGTTTCAAATCTCCATGTGAACAATGCTACCATGGGGTACCTGAGCAGCTCCTTAAGCACCAGACTGATACCTGCTGTCTACAGCCTGGTGTTTGCGGTTGGTGTGCCAGCCAACGCTGTAACCCTGTGGATGCTCATCTTCAGGACCAGATCCATCTGTATGACGATTTTCCACACCAACCTGGCCATTGcggattttcttttttgcatcACATTGCCCTTTAAGATCGCTTACCATCTCAGTGGGAACAACTGGGTGTTTGGGGAGGCCATGTGCCGGGTCACCACAGTCAGCTTCTACGGCAACATGTACTGCTCCATTCTGTTCCTTGCCTGCATCAGCATTAGCCGCTACCTGGCCAtcatccatcctttcacttaccGGAGGCTGCCCAAGCGCACCTATGCCTCGCTAACGTGTGGATTGGTATGGGCGACAGTTTTCTTATATATGCTGCCATTTTCCATCCTGAAGCAGGAGTATTATCTTGTCTGGGTGGATATCACCACCTGCCATGACGTCCACAACACATGCGAGTCCTCATCTCCCTTCCAACTCTACTACTTCATCTCCTTGGTGTTCTTTGGATTCTTAATTCCATTCGTGGTCATTATCCACTGCTACACAGCCATCATTCGGAAGCTAAACACATATGATCATAGATGGTTGTGGTATGTTAAAGTGAGCCTCCTCATCCTTGGGATTTTTACCATTTGTTTTGCTCCAAGCAATATTATACTCATTATTCACCACGCTAACTACTACTATAATAACACCGATGGCTTATATTTCATCTATCTCATAGCTTTGTGCCTGGGTAGCCTGAATAGTTGCTTAGATCCATTTCTTTATTGTCTCAtgtcaaagatcacagatcactcCACTGGCTATCTTACAGTGGTGAAATCATCTTAG